From the Bacillota bacterium genome, the window CAAAATAGGGTAGTTGTCTGCTTCAATAACTTACGGGGGGGAACACAAGAATGGCCAGCCCGCGGATAGCTTTTGGCCAAGAGTTGCGCGAACTGGATGACAGGCTTCTTGCCATGGGCAAAGAAGCCGAGTCCATGCTGGGAAATGCCCTCATCGCCTTGGCTGAGCGTGACCTGAACCTAGCCAACGAAACCATCGCCCGTGACGATATCGTGGATAACATGCGTTTTGCCATTGAGAAAAAATGCATCGAACTGATCGCAACCCAGCACCCGGCCGCCAAGGACCTACGGCGTATTTTCGCCGCCATCGCTATTGCCAGCGATGTGGAAAGGGTAGGTGACTATTCAGTCGATATCGCTAAAATCGTGCGTAGACTTCCGGACAAACCGTTCTTTAAGCCGCTGATCGACATTCCCAAAATGGAACGAGCCGTAGCCAGAATGCTACGAGAAGGACTGGAGGGCTTCGTCTCCCGCGACCTGGATCTGATCGAGAAAATGCTCAAGA encodes:
- the phoU gene encoding phosphate signaling complex protein PhoU encodes the protein MASPRIAFGQELRELDDRLLAMGKEAESMLGNALIALAERDLNLANETIARDDIVDNMRFAIEKKCIELIATQHPAAKDLRRIFAAIAIASDVERVGDYSVDIAKIVRRLPDKPFFKPLIDIPKMERAVARMLREGLEGFVSRDLDLIEKMLKSDDEVDRLYEMLHDELCDFMKRDPSTIDQAVQLLLVSRYLERVADHITNIGERVFYVETGEMIEM